One window from the genome of Alnus glutinosa chromosome 13, dhAlnGlut1.1, whole genome shotgun sequence encodes:
- the LOC133854763 gene encoding nudix hydrolase 14, chloroplastic-like isoform X2, with translation MCLGSRYCICTRTGCSHTDPLGVGWVPVGRLILELPAGMLDDEKGDFVGTAAREVEEETGIHINLEDMVDLTAFLDPVTGCRVFPSPGGCDEEISLFLYRGHVDKEVIMQLQGKETGLRDHGELIKVRVVPYKNLWRMTADAKVLMAIALYEMAKREGLLPP, from the exons ATGTGCTTAGGTTCCAGGTATTGTATTTGCACGAGGACCGGCTGTAGCCATACTGATCCTCTTGGAGTCGGATG ggtccCTGTTGGGAGGCTTATTTTGGAATTGCCTGCTGGAATGTTGGATGATGAAAAGGGTGATTTTGTTGGCACTGCGGCTCGAGAG GTTGAGGAGGAGACGGGTATACACATAAATCTAGAAGACATGGTTGATCTCACAGCCTTCCTGGATCCAGTAACTGGATGCAGAGTCTTTCCTTCTCCG GGAGGGTGCGATGAAGAAATTAGCCTGTTTCTGTACAGGGGGCATGTGGATAAAGAGGTCATCATGCAACTGCAAGGAAAAGAAACAGGTCTTCGTGACCATGGTGAGCTGATTAAGGTTCGTGTGGTTCCCTATAAAAACCTCTGGCGCATGACAGCCGATGCAAAGGTTCTAATGGCCATTGCTCTCTACGAAATGGCTAAGAGAGAAGGTCTACTGCCTCCATGA
- the LOC133854763 gene encoding nudix hydrolase 14, chloroplastic-like isoform X1 encodes MSLKRVLIQGVDMFGERIGFLKFKADIFDKETGKKVRVPVGRLILELPAGMLDDEKGDFVGTAAREVEEETGIHINLEDMVDLTAFLDPVTGCRVFPSPGGCDEEISLFLYRGHVDKEVIMQLQGKETGLRDHGELIKVRVVPYKNLWRMTADAKVLMAIALYEMAKREGLLPP; translated from the exons ATGTCTCTGAAACGTGTACTTATCCAG GGAGTAGATATGTTTGGAGAGCGCATTGGGTTTCTCAAGTTCAAAGCTGACATTTTTGATAAGGAAACAGGAAAAAA ggttagggtccCTGTTGGGAGGCTTATTTTGGAATTGCCTGCTGGAATGTTGGATGATGAAAAGGGTGATTTTGTTGGCACTGCGGCTCGAGAG GTTGAGGAGGAGACGGGTATACACATAAATCTAGAAGACATGGTTGATCTCACAGCCTTCCTGGATCCAGTAACTGGATGCAGAGTCTTTCCTTCTCCG GGAGGGTGCGATGAAGAAATTAGCCTGTTTCTGTACAGGGGGCATGTGGATAAAGAGGTCATCATGCAACTGCAAGGAAAAGAAACAGGTCTTCGTGACCATGGTGAGCTGATTAAGGTTCGTGTGGTTCCCTATAAAAACCTCTGGCGCATGACAGCCGATGCAAAGGTTCTAATGGCCATTGCTCTCTACGAAATGGCTAAGAGAGAAGGTCTACTGCCTCCATGA
- the LOC133854763 gene encoding nudix hydrolase 14, chloroplastic-like isoform X3 produces the protein MVRFMLFLLNRVPVGRLILELPAGMLDDEKGDFVGTAAREVEEETGIHINLEDMVDLTAFLDPVTGCRVFPSPGGCDEEISLFLYRGHVDKEVIMQLQGKETGLRDHGELIKVRVVPYKNLWRMTADAKVLMAIALYEMAKREGLLPP, from the exons ATGGTGAGATTTATGCTGTTCTTACTGAACag ggtccCTGTTGGGAGGCTTATTTTGGAATTGCCTGCTGGAATGTTGGATGATGAAAAGGGTGATTTTGTTGGCACTGCGGCTCGAGAG GTTGAGGAGGAGACGGGTATACACATAAATCTAGAAGACATGGTTGATCTCACAGCCTTCCTGGATCCAGTAACTGGATGCAGAGTCTTTCCTTCTCCG GGAGGGTGCGATGAAGAAATTAGCCTGTTTCTGTACAGGGGGCATGTGGATAAAGAGGTCATCATGCAACTGCAAGGAAAAGAAACAGGTCTTCGTGACCATGGTGAGCTGATTAAGGTTCGTGTGGTTCCCTATAAAAACCTCTGGCGCATGACAGCCGATGCAAAGGTTCTAATGGCCATTGCTCTCTACGAAATGGCTAAGAGAGAAGGTCTACTGCCTCCATGA